A segment of the Leptolyngbya sp. NIES-3755 genome:
AAATCGGAAGCGCCCGCATCAAACGTTTTCAGCAACTCACCATTTCTCAAGTCCCAGAGTTTGAGCCGACTACTGCCTGTAATCAAGGTCTGCCCATCTTGGCAAAAGATTAATCCTGTGACTTCACCCGAATCAAGTACTTCTAAGCGATCGCCGTCTTGAACCTGCCAAACTTCCGTTTTCGTGCCGTCTCCCGTTGCCAGTAATTGCCCATCTGCACTGAATTGCATGGCTCGAACGGGCTGATCTCCGATCGTATAAATTCGCTGCCGACTGGCAATATCCCAAACTTGTACGCCTACTGGACTAAATGCCCCATCTGCCCAGCGTCTAACCGCGCTTGAACTCGCCAAACTTCGACCATCAGGGCTAAACATCAATTCAGAAGCTCTACCCGCATTCAAGGTCGAATACAATCGACGATTGGGCAAATCCCAAAGCTTAATCGTTCCGTCTAAACTGCTGCTTGCCAAAATCTTTTCATCGGGACTAATCGCGATCGCGCTAATCAGGTCCGTATGATCAATCAAACTCGGCAACTGGCGGCGCGTTTTCAAATCCCAAAGTTCGATCGCTTGCTCATGTCCAACTGCCAAAATCGCTCCATTCGGACTCACTTCGATTTCTGTAGGTTTTTCTTCGGTTAACAGTTCTGGTTTGCCAAAACAGACTTTATCCGCTG
Coding sequences within it:
- a CDS encoding G-protein beta WD-40 repeats containing protein, putative (similar to AA sequence:cyanobase_aa:LBDG_09420), producing MVFFLLQPATSSRLERKVCIPIYAADKVCFGKPELLTEEKPTEIEVSPNGAILAVGHEQAIELWDLKTRRQLPSLIDHTDLISAIAISPDEKILASSSLDGTIKLWDLPNRRLYSTLNAGRASELMFSPDGRSLASSSAVRRWADGAFSPVGVQVWDIASRQRIYTIGDQPVRAMQFSADGQLLATGDGTKTEVWQVQDGDRLEVLDSGEVTGLIFCQDGQTLITGSSRLKLWDLRNGELLKTFDAGASDLTLSPDGQTLATAAGGAVHLWHLLGERSMGSMFASPFSSLFVRFALGGQAIVAAGTDGIRIWSDPNAIELSQPQS